A DNA window from Pyrus communis chromosome 3, drPyrComm1.1, whole genome shotgun sequence contains the following coding sequences:
- the LOC137729175 gene encoding pseudouridine kinase, with protein sequence MEESSAVRRLDSISRHLLLQPPQPNHGLQQAVLLSNGKSESEGSEAVVIGGMVLDIHATPSIPSNPRTTTPGKVSYVVGGVARNVAECMSKLGAKPFMISALGLDMAGNLLLEHWKSSGLSMEGILRHQNVETPVVCNVLDVNGEVAAGVASVEALEKFLTPEWIQQFKYSIRSAPVLMIDANLNLSALKASCQLAAESKIPVWFEPVSVTKSRRINSISKYVSFASPNEDELVAMANALSGGNVFSPIERDQCSTETLFHMLKPAVWVLLEKGIKIVFVTVGSDGVFLCSKGGPSFMRTVCKGNKPNASNAELFNTVTASCPSNAFSNPLDSDKSSFLFAVQFPALPASVVRLTGAGDCLVGGTVASICAGLDVMQSLAVGIAASKAAVEAETNVPRVLNLAAIADDAKLVYSAAKVVFHQSVL encoded by the exons ATGGAGGAAAGCAGTGCAGTGAGGCGACTGGATTCAATTTCTCGTCACCTTCTATTGCAACCTCCTCAACCTAACCATGGCCTTCAACAG GCGGTGTTATTAAGTAATGGGAAATCGGAAAGTGAAGGGTCAGAGGCTGTGGTGATAGGAGGCATGGTGTTGGACATTCATGCCACACCTTCCATCCCTTCAAATCCCAGAACCACCACTCCTGGCAAG GTCAGCTATGTAGTAGGAGGGGTAGCAAGGAATGTTGCCGAGTGCATGTCAAAGCTAGGAGCTAAGCCCTTCATGATAAGCGCCTTGGGCCTTGACATGGCAG GAAACTTATTGTTGGAGCACTGGAAGTCTTCTGGGCTATCTATGGAAG GCATTTTGAGGCACCAAAATGTTGAGACTCCTGTTGTGTGCAACGTACTTGATGTTAATGGGGAGGTGGCCGCTGGTGTTGCGAGTGTAGAAGCTCTC GAAAAGTTTCTGACGCCCGAGTGGATCCAACAGTTTAAATACAGTATACGCTCTGCTCCAGTGTTGATGATTGATGCAAACCTGAATCTTTCTGCTCTAAAAGCTTCTTGCCAAT TGGCAGCAGAATCTAAAATTCCAGTGTGGTTTGAGCCTGTATCGGTAACAAAATCTAGAAGAATCAATTCAATTTCCAAGTAT GTAAGTTTTGCTTCACCCAACGAGGATGAACTTGTTGCCATGGCAAATGCTTTATCCGGTGGAAATGTGTTTTCTCCAATTGAAAGGGATCAATGCTCAACCGAAACTTTGTTCCATATGCTAAAACCCGCGGTCTGGGTTTTGCTAGAGAAAGGTATCAAAATAGTTTTTGTGACCGTTGGTTCAGATGGAGTGTTCTTATGCTCTAAAGGAGGGCCAAGCTTCATGAGAACTGTTTGCAAGGGAAACAAACCAAATGCTTCCAATGCGGAATTGTTTAACACTGTGACTGCAAGTTGTCCATCAAATGCGTTCTCAAATCCTTTAGATTCTGACAAAAGCTCGTTTCTCTTTGCTGTGCAATTTCCTGCACTTCCTGCATCGGTGGTAAGGCTTACAGGAGCTGGCGATTGCTTGGTTGGGGGGACTGTTGCTTCCATTTGTGCAGGTTTAGATGTCATGCAAAGTCTAGCAGTTGGTATTGCAGCTTCCAAAGCTGCAGTTGAGGCAGAGACCAATGTGCCTCGTGTACTTAATCTGGCTGCAATAGCAG ATGATGCAAAGTTGGTATACTCGGCTGCAAAAGTTGTGTTCCATCAATCAGTGCTTTAA